In the genome of Halobacterium noricense, one region contains:
- a CDS encoding nicotinamide-nucleotide adenylyltransferase: MTRGFYIGRFQPYHNGHHRVVEQIATEVDELVVGIGSAGDSHTTRNPFTAGERIMMITKSLVDFDLVTYAVPIEDLDRNAVWVSHVQSMSPNFDVAYSNNPLVIRLFDEAGIEVRQSPMFERDVLEGTEIRRRMAAGGDWRELIPKPVADVIDEIDGIDRIRRVSDTDTGE; encoded by the coding sequence ATGACCCGCGGGTTCTACATCGGTCGCTTCCAGCCGTACCACAACGGCCACCACCGCGTCGTCGAGCAGATTGCCACCGAGGTCGACGAGCTCGTCGTCGGCATCGGGAGCGCCGGCGACTCCCACACCACGCGGAACCCGTTCACCGCGGGCGAGCGCATCATGATGATAACGAAGTCCCTCGTGGACTTCGACCTCGTGACGTACGCGGTCCCCATCGAGGACCTCGACCGGAACGCGGTCTGGGTGAGCCACGTCCAGTCGATGAGCCCGAACTTCGACGTGGCGTACTCGAACAACCCGCTGGTCATCCGGCTGTTCGACGAAGCCGGTATCGAGGTCCGGCAGTCCCCGATGTTCGAGCGCGACGTGCTCGAAGGCACCGAAATCCGCCGCCGGATGGCGGCGGGCGGCGACTGGCGCGAACTCATCCCGAAGCCGGTCGCGGACGTCATCGACGAAATCGACGGCATCGACCGCATCCGAAGGGTCAGCGACACGGACACCGGCGAGTAG
- a CDS encoding Hsp20/alpha crystallin family protein, which yields MRAREFAESVGDAVFERLGRAASQMQEESPLPVDVLESDDEYLVVFDAPGATASDVQVNYVGGAVEVRVDRFREFREGFEMVFPGRGLKLDGRAELPDDAVVDADEARAELRDNGALYVFLPKGEPEGTEVDVTTPDDADEDDE from the coding sequence ATGAGGGCACGCGAGTTCGCGGAGAGCGTCGGCGACGCCGTCTTCGAGCGGCTGGGCCGCGCGGCCTCCCAGATGCAGGAGGAGTCGCCGCTGCCGGTGGACGTCCTCGAAAGCGACGACGAGTACCTCGTGGTGTTCGACGCGCCGGGCGCGACCGCCAGCGACGTGCAGGTGAACTACGTCGGCGGCGCGGTCGAGGTCCGCGTCGACCGCTTCCGGGAGTTCCGCGAGGGCTTCGAGATGGTGTTCCCGGGCCGCGGCCTGAAACTCGACGGCCGCGCCGAACTCCCCGACGATGCCGTCGTGGACGCCGACGAGGCCCGCGCGGAACTGCGCGACAACGGCGCGCTGTACGTCTTCCTCCCGAAGGGCGAGCCGGAGGGCACCGAAGTGGACGTGACGA
- a CDS encoding DUF7559 family protein translates to MPATEELKCTSDDCELDMFENHYTYDVSEDLTIEDLQCPLCGGTDCLERIEL, encoded by the coding sequence ATGCCCGCTACTGAGGAACTGAAGTGCACGAGCGACGACTGCGAGCTGGACATGTTCGAGAACCACTACACGTACGACGTCAGCGAGGACCTCACCATCGAGGACCTGCAGTGTCCGCTGTGTGGTGGCACCGACTGCCTGGAACGCATCGAGTTATGA
- a CDS encoding amidohydrolase family protein: MLELEHGFRIVDLHARLHAGPGRPVRGRTIDGEDLEREMHQAGVVRSVVFPGPRKGEQGYLRANNAVARQAVQRPFIAFARIDGPRDPGDSATSRLKNLRSNRSDWQTSPEDVEQYAYDDRFHGFKLDPTRDGLPEPDVLDVLDDVGLPVLVHGGEGFPPSALEATLLDREFPVVLAHFGGHPLDRELMHEAVSLLDSYEDLYLDTAAVRYRELLEHAIVEHPDRVVFGSGAPDTHPNVAVMEILTLDVTEDAMRKVLGKNPVRVVPGLDRE; encoded by the coding sequence ATGCTCGAACTGGAGCACGGGTTCCGGATTGTGGACCTGCACGCGCGGCTCCACGCCGGCCCGGGGCGACCAGTCCGGGGCCGCACCATCGACGGCGAAGACCTCGAACGCGAGATGCACCAAGCCGGCGTCGTCCGCTCGGTCGTCTTCCCCGGACCACGTAAGGGCGAACAGGGCTACCTCCGCGCGAACAACGCGGTCGCCCGGCAGGCCGTCCAGCGCCCGTTCATCGCGTTCGCGCGCATCGACGGCCCGCGCGACCCCGGCGACAGCGCGACCTCCCGCCTGAAGAACCTCCGGTCGAATCGGTCGGACTGGCAGACCTCCCCCGAGGACGTCGAACAGTACGCCTACGACGACCGCTTCCACGGCTTCAAGCTCGACCCGACCCGCGACGGCCTCCCCGAACCAGACGTCCTCGACGTGCTCGACGACGTCGGGCTCCCGGTGCTCGTTCACGGCGGCGAGGGGTTCCCGCCGAGCGCGCTCGAAGCCACGCTGCTCGACCGCGAGTTCCCGGTCGTGCTCGCGCACTTCGGCGGCCACCCGCTCGACCGCGAATTGATGCACGAAGCCGTCTCGCTGCTCGACTCCTACGAGGACCTCTACCTCGATACTGCGGCGGTGCGGTACCGCGAACTCCTCGAACACGCCATCGTCGAACACCCCGACCGCGTCGTCTTCGGAAGCGGTGCGCCCGACACCCACCCGAACGTCGCGGTCATGGAGATACTCACCCTCGACGTCACCGAGGACGCGATGCGGAAGGTGCTCGGGAAGAACCCGGTGCGGGTCGTCCCCGGCCTCGACCGGGAGTGA
- a CDS encoding MarR family transcriptional regulator, with product MSTSATEHRSLIQDDEEFRERLRELPPSAKLVAKVLEIDAPLSQGQLAEESLLPDRTVRYALNRLDDADLVGSRYSFQDARKQVYFLDD from the coding sequence ATGAGCACGTCCGCCACGGAACACCGGTCACTCATCCAGGACGACGAAGAATTCCGCGAGCGTCTTCGCGAGCTTCCGCCGAGCGCGAAACTCGTCGCGAAAGTGCTCGAAATCGACGCGCCGCTCTCGCAGGGCCAGCTCGCCGAGGAGTCCCTGCTGCCGGACCGCACCGTCCGGTACGCGCTCAACCGCCTCGACGACGCGGACCTCGTCGGCTCCCGCTACAGTTTCCAGGACGCCCGCAAGCAAGTGTACTTCCTCGACGACTAG
- a CDS encoding class I SAM-dependent methyltransferase: MKGQEWYQATEVAEEYDEKRFSRGGRLIDRREKQAVLDAVGPVEDQRVLEIACGTGRFTVMLAERGADITGLDISGPMLQEGREKAQRADVADTIDFMRGDAGRLPFPDDHFDTVFAMRFFHLADTPAKFLTEMARVSKDTVFFDTFNRFSTRSLYNWLLPMGSRLYGDSEVRGLVGEAGLDLVRDEHDFVVPYGFYRKVPDWIAGPIRRADTAIGETPVGRALASVSYWHTSV; encoded by the coding sequence GTGAAGGGACAGGAGTGGTACCAGGCCACGGAGGTCGCCGAGGAGTACGACGAGAAGCGATTCTCCCGTGGCGGCCGGCTCATCGACCGACGGGAGAAACAGGCCGTCCTCGACGCGGTGGGACCGGTCGAGGACCAGCGCGTCCTCGAAATCGCGTGCGGCACGGGCCGCTTCACCGTGATGCTCGCCGAGCGCGGCGCGGACATCACGGGACTGGACATCTCCGGGCCGATGCTCCAGGAGGGACGCGAGAAGGCCCAGCGCGCGGACGTCGCCGACACTATCGACTTCATGCGCGGCGATGCCGGCCGGCTCCCGTTCCCGGACGACCACTTCGACACCGTGTTCGCGATGCGATTTTTCCACCTCGCGGACACGCCGGCGAAGTTCCTCACGGAGATGGCCCGCGTCTCCAAGGACACCGTGTTCTTCGACACGTTCAACCGGTTCAGCACGCGCTCGCTGTACAACTGGCTGCTCCCGATGGGGTCGCGGCTGTACGGCGACAGCGAGGTCCGCGGGCTCGTCGGCGAAGCCGGACTGGACCTCGTGCGGGACGAACACGACTTCGTCGTCCCGTACGGGTTCTACCGCAAAGTTCCGGACTGGATCGCCGGCCCGATTCGGCGCGCGGACACGGCCATCGGCGAGACGCCGGTCGGCCGCGCGCTCGCGTCGGTCTCCTACTGGCACACGAGCGTCTGA
- a CDS encoding SAM hydrolase/SAM-dependent halogenase family protein, with the protein MITLSSDFGSPYPAAMKGVVLQSTDARLVDVAHDFPRQNVRATAFWLREVLPYFPPAVHLVVVDPGVGTDRKAVVVRAGRHAIVAPDNGVAIPAARRLAEDVEVFEIAVEDPASSTFHGRDVFAPAAAEVHERSRQTTSDGLSECSSDNGVEAFDDYPGYERLDDYAAVAFPDPDLTGDVLRGEVLVVDGFGNAITNLPGRVVADRVGDSVRVNRDRVRVEPSYAHVEPGERVVTVGSHGNVELAVNRGRGDDAFGVEPGSPVELSL; encoded by the coding sequence ATGATAACGCTGAGTTCCGACTTCGGCTCGCCGTACCCGGCGGCGATGAAGGGTGTCGTCCTCCAGTCGACGGACGCGCGCCTCGTCGACGTCGCACACGACTTCCCGCGGCAGAACGTGCGCGCGACGGCGTTCTGGCTGCGCGAGGTGCTGCCGTACTTCCCGCCGGCGGTCCACCTGGTCGTCGTCGACCCGGGCGTCGGCACGGACCGGAAGGCGGTGGTCGTCCGCGCGGGCCGTCACGCCATCGTCGCGCCGGACAACGGCGTCGCGATTCCCGCGGCGCGACGGCTCGCCGAGGACGTGGAGGTGTTCGAAATCGCGGTCGAGGACCCCGCGAGTTCGACGTTCCACGGCCGGGACGTGTTCGCGCCCGCGGCCGCTGAGGTGCACGAGCGCAGTCGTCAGACTACGTCTGACGGGCTATCAGAATGCAGTTCTGATAACGGTGTCGAGGCCTTCGACGACTACCCGGGCTACGAGCGCCTCGACGACTACGCGGCCGTCGCGTTCCCCGACCCCGACCTCACGGGCGACGTGCTCCGCGGCGAGGTGCTCGTCGTGGACGGCTTCGGGAACGCCATCACGAACCTCCCGGGGCGCGTCGTCGCCGACCGCGTCGGTGACTCGGTGCGCGTGAACCGCGACCGCGTGCGCGTCGAACCCTCGTACGCTCACGTCGAGCCCGGCGAGCGCGTCGTGACGGTCGGCAGCCACGGGAACGTCGAACTCGCCGTGAACCGCGGGCGCGGCGACGACGCGTTCGGCGTCGAACCCGGCAGTCCCGTGGAACTCTCGCTGTAG
- a CDS encoding TRAM domain-containing protein, with the protein MEISDQLLCLFSAEVTVKDDEYVVEIPRSEVEAGSVEPGDVYRVALISQAEAEAGTETETTSEPAESEPQPPVEEGEIRYVEIEDIGKQGDGIARVERGYVIIVPDAEIGERVKVEVTEVKSNFAVGEIIEDEY; encoded by the coding sequence ATGGAAATCTCTGACCAACTCCTTTGTCTGTTCAGTGCGGAAGTGACTGTCAAGGACGACGAGTACGTCGTCGAAATCCCGCGGAGCGAAGTCGAAGCTGGCTCCGTCGAACCCGGCGACGTCTACCGCGTCGCGCTCATCTCGCAGGCCGAAGCCGAGGCCGGCACCGAAACCGAGACGACGAGCGAGCCCGCCGAGTCCGAACCCCAGCCCCCCGTCGAGGAGGGCGAGATTCGGTACGTCGAAATCGAGGACATCGGCAAGCAGGGCGACGGCATCGCGCGCGTCGAACGCGGCTACGTCATCATCGTGCCGGACGCCGAAATCGGCGAGCGCGTGAAAGTCGAAGTGACCGAAGTGAAGTCGAACTTCGCGGTCGGCGAAATCATCGAAGACGAGTACTGA
- a CDS encoding glycosyltransferase family 87 protein produces MPSVRAPRLVLLASVLVGVVNTVLFPLRNPEQVALATDVYYYSARAALRGADFYAVNPIGQAGFRYPPAVVLAFSPHAALGDPVLAYALQTLLNLAALAALAVLVIRTVERAGVTLARVDRAAHGCTARSVRGLATLDRALLTAAVFLVGPVGVNLVMGQVNPLLALGLAGGAVLLERDCDTVAGAAFGLVALVKLFPALVGVWLLRRRAWRAVAAATATGIAGLAVGLLVFGPDASVTYVTETLAGETAVASFAGGPDPTAPFVTIRRQLAVLAPGLPSSWLLPVGALVLAPVFVGVNRVVADRRSRLVALQGTLLATLLLLPLEPFYVVLVLFPLFPLLYVLDDGWPRRLFLAGALLLLVPVTWASVTSMTAVLPAGAASVVRDAATGLFSFVLPPTIGAWLVLAGCLLYQHRAAAERPDAPV; encoded by the coding sequence ATGCCTTCGGTCCGCGCGCCGCGACTCGTCCTCCTCGCCAGCGTGCTCGTGGGCGTCGTGAACACCGTCTTGTTCCCGCTGCGCAACCCCGAGCAGGTCGCGCTCGCGACGGACGTCTACTACTACTCGGCGCGCGCCGCGCTCCGCGGCGCGGACTTCTACGCCGTCAACCCAATCGGGCAGGCCGGCTTCCGGTATCCGCCCGCGGTCGTGCTCGCGTTCTCCCCGCACGCCGCGCTCGGCGACCCCGTGCTCGCGTACGCGCTCCAGACACTCCTGAACCTCGCCGCGCTCGCGGCGCTCGCCGTGCTCGTAATTCGTACCGTCGAACGCGCCGGCGTCACGCTGGCACGGGTGGACCGCGCGGCTCACGGTTGCACCGCTCGCTCAGTCCGCGGTCTCGCTACGCTCGACCGCGCGCTCCTCACCGCTGCCGTGTTCCTCGTCGGCCCCGTCGGCGTCAACCTCGTGATGGGACAGGTGAACCCGCTGCTCGCGCTCGGCCTCGCGGGCGGGGCCGTCCTCCTCGAACGCGACTGCGACACTGTCGCCGGCGCGGCGTTCGGGCTGGTCGCGCTCGTGAAACTGTTCCCCGCGCTCGTCGGCGTCTGGCTGCTCCGCCGGCGCGCGTGGCGCGCCGTCGCCGCCGCAACCGCGACGGGGATCGCCGGCCTCGCTGTGGGCCTGCTCGTCTTCGGCCCGGACGCCTCGGTCACGTACGTCACCGAGACGCTCGCCGGCGAAACCGCGGTCGCGTCGTTCGCCGGCGGCCCCGACCCCACCGCGCCGTTTGTTACGATTCGCCGGCAGTTAGCCGTGCTCGCACCCGGGCTTCCTTCGTCGTGGCTGCTCCCAGTCGGGGCGCTCGTGCTCGCACCCGTCTTCGTCGGCGTGAACCGCGTGGTCGCGGACCGCCGCAGCCGCCTCGTCGCGCTCCAGGGGACGCTACTCGCCACGCTCCTGTTGCTCCCGCTAGAACCGTTCTACGTCGTCCTCGTCCTGTTTCCGCTGTTCCCGCTGCTCTACGTGCTCGACGACGGGTGGCCGCGGCGACTCTTCCTCGCCGGAGCGCTCCTGCTGCTGGTCCCGGTCACGTGGGCGAGCGTCACCTCGATGACGGCCGTGCTGCCAGCAGGCGCCGCTAGCGTCGTCCGGGACGCAGCGACTGGCCTGTTCTCGTTCGTGCTCCCGCCGACGATTGGCGCGTGGCTCGTGCTCGCGGGCTGCCTGCTCTATCAGCACCGGGCGGCGGCCGAGCGGCCGGACGCGCCCGTGTAG
- a CDS encoding MBL fold metallo-hydrolase — translation MIALYAVPVELPVPGGATNAYVLGDDERLLVDPAARTSALDDAAESIDHVAVTHTHPDHVDAVADYAAEADATVWAHASFAERFADATGVEPDRLFHPGDTIADTGVSVLTTPGHAPDHVAFVADGEAVTGDLVFADGSVFVGTPDGDVRTYLASLRRLLARDFDTLYPGHGDPIENPDERIRETYFHRRDRERSVRAAVDSGAETVDEILDAAYEKALGDARSLAAKVVRAHLQKLAVEGHVEWDGDRASLPAGQ, via the coding sequence GTGATAGCGCTCTACGCCGTTCCAGTGGAGCTGCCGGTGCCCGGCGGCGCGACGAACGCCTACGTCCTCGGCGACGACGAGCGGTTGCTCGTCGACCCCGCGGCCCGCACGTCCGCCCTCGACGACGCCGCTGAATCCATCGACCACGTCGCGGTCACACACACGCACCCCGACCACGTCGACGCCGTCGCCGACTACGCGGCCGAAGCCGACGCGACCGTCTGGGCGCACGCGTCGTTCGCCGAGCGCTTCGCGGACGCGACCGGCGTCGAACCCGACCGACTGTTCCACCCGGGCGACACCATCGCTGACACCGGCGTCTCCGTGCTGACGACACCGGGCCACGCCCCCGACCACGTCGCGTTCGTCGCGGACGGCGAAGCCGTGACCGGCGACCTCGTGTTCGCGGACGGCAGCGTCTTCGTCGGTACGCCCGACGGCGACGTGCGCACGTATCTCGCGTCCCTCCGCCGCCTGCTCGCTCGCGACTTCGACACGCTCTACCCCGGCCACGGCGACCCTATCGAGAATCCCGACGAGCGCATCCGCGAGACGTACTTCCACCGCCGCGACCGCGAGCGCAGCGTCCGCGCAGCCGTCGACTCCGGCGCCGAGACCGTCGACGAAATTCTCGACGCCGCCTACGAGAAAGCGCTCGGCGACGCCCGCAGCCTCGCCGCGAAGGTGGTCCGCGCACACCTCCAGAAGCTCGCCGTCGAGGGGCACGTCGAGTGGGACGGCGACCGCGCCAGCCTGCCAGCCGGCCAATAG
- a CDS encoding YkgJ family cysteine cluster protein yields the protein MEELEVELERARSLDVAALADAIETIGFECTRCGACCKSEDDDPHTATVFPDEVRELEDATERDWREIARPMPYGLDEDGTGETFEWALQTAACGDCTFYEEDEDGTGACTVHDSRPLICETYPFSVALGGTSQPMGEAVDSVALDGQREAGETGDESGMVRAHECEGLGRNISREDAESLADALKERAVRDIEEAIAVRDNYEPANLGPDETVVHDSEGAKRPDGTAYEG from the coding sequence ATGGAGGAGCTCGAAGTCGAACTCGAACGCGCCCGTAGTCTCGACGTGGCGGCCCTCGCGGACGCCATCGAGACCATCGGCTTCGAGTGCACGCGGTGTGGGGCGTGCTGTAAGAGCGAGGACGACGACCCGCACACGGCGACCGTGTTCCCCGACGAAGTTCGGGAACTGGAGGACGCAACAGAGCGAGATTGGCGCGAGATTGCGCGCCCGATGCCGTACGGGCTCGACGAGGACGGGACAGGAGAGACGTTCGAGTGGGCGCTCCAGACGGCCGCGTGCGGGGACTGCACGTTCTACGAGGAGGACGAGGACGGGACAGGGGCGTGCACAGTCCACGACAGTCGGCCGCTCATCTGCGAGACGTACCCGTTCAGCGTCGCGCTCGGTGGGACGAGTCAGCCGATGGGCGAAGCGGTGGACAGCGTTGCTCTAGACGGGCAACGGGAAGCCGGTGAAACCGGCGACGAGTCAGGAATGGTTCGTGCCCACGAGTGCGAGGGACTCGGGCGGAACATCTCCCGCGAGGACGCCGAGTCGCTGGCGGACGCGCTGAAGGAGCGGGCGGTGCGCGACATCGAGGAGGCCATCGCCGTCCGGGACAACTACGAGCCCGCGAACCTCGGCCCCGACGAGACAGTCGTGCACGACTCCGAGGGCGCGAAACGTCCGGATGGGACGGCCTACGAGGGTTGA
- a CDS encoding radical SAM protein produces MIDPAELDVTLVDGYVDEPAHFGVPPYISTYPRYAAGALVDAGIPEDRITYHTIDELREDKSKFNDVADADLFVYVGGMTVPGQYVGGTPAEPDEVRELAWVAEGTSIMGGPVRFGVGEENAGAQEMERSDLDFDFLAMADIEAAVYDLVGNGLEGFEDRYRDNDEIDRWAASGAFVVEQHPNYPDYLICEMETSRGCAYRCSFCTEPMYGDPGFRSAESVVREVGNLYDHGARHFRLGRQADILAFGGDGEAPNPDALRRLYSGIREVAPDLETLHLDNMNPVTIVDYPEKSREAIRIIAEHNTAGDTAAFGLESADPVVQEENNLLVSAEECLEAVRVVNEVGGWRPGESPEDSPTYGDEATNRLPKILPGINLVHGLTGEREETFAHNKRFLRSVLDEGLMLRRINIRQVMAFEGTDMAETGAQLAEDHKQQFKRYKQEVREEIDNAMLNRVVPPGTLLKDVHLEYHQDGKTFGRQLGTYSLLVGIPGERELGQTIDIAVTDHGYRSVTGVPHPLDVNEASMDELTAIPGIGTSTAGDLLVDRPHDSAPSVDDADLAKFTQ; encoded by the coding sequence ATGATTGACCCCGCGGAGTTGGACGTGACGCTCGTCGACGGCTACGTCGACGAGCCGGCGCACTTCGGGGTGCCGCCGTACATCTCCACGTATCCGCGGTACGCGGCCGGCGCGCTCGTGGACGCCGGCATCCCCGAGGACCGAATCACGTACCACACCATCGACGAACTCCGCGAGGACAAGTCGAAGTTCAACGACGTCGCGGATGCGGACCTCTTCGTCTACGTCGGCGGGATGACCGTCCCCGGGCAGTACGTCGGCGGGACGCCCGCCGAACCCGACGAAGTCCGCGAACTGGCGTGGGTCGCGGAGGGCACGAGCATCATGGGCGGGCCCGTGCGGTTCGGTGTCGGCGAGGAGAACGCGGGCGCTCAGGAGATGGAGCGCTCGGACCTCGACTTCGACTTCCTCGCGATGGCGGACATCGAAGCCGCCGTCTACGACCTCGTCGGGAACGGCCTCGAAGGGTTCGAGGACCGCTACCGCGACAACGACGAAATCGATAGGTGGGCCGCGTCAGGCGCGTTCGTCGTCGAGCAGCACCCGAACTACCCCGACTACCTCATCTGCGAGATGGAGACCTCGCGGGGCTGCGCGTACCGCTGCTCGTTCTGCACGGAGCCGATGTACGGCGACCCCGGGTTCCGGAGCGCCGAGAGCGTCGTCCGGGAGGTCGGGAACCTCTACGACCACGGCGCGCGTCACTTCCGGCTCGGCCGACAGGCCGACATCCTCGCCTTCGGCGGGGACGGCGAAGCGCCGAACCCGGACGCGCTCCGTCGGCTCTACAGCGGCATCCGGGAGGTCGCGCCCGACCTGGAGACGCTGCACCTCGACAACATGAACCCGGTGACTATCGTGGACTACCCCGAGAAGTCCCGGGAGGCCATCCGCATCATCGCCGAGCACAACACCGCCGGCGACACGGCGGCGTTCGGCCTGGAGAGCGCCGACCCCGTGGTGCAGGAGGAGAACAACCTCCTCGTGTCCGCCGAGGAGTGTCTGGAAGCCGTCCGCGTCGTCAACGAGGTCGGCGGCTGGCGGCCGGGCGAGTCCCCCGAGGATTCGCCGACGTACGGCGACGAGGCGACGAACCGGCTGCCGAAGATTCTGCCCGGCATCAACCTCGTGCACGGCTTGACGGGCGAGCGCGAGGAGACGTTCGCGCACAACAAGCGCTTCCTCCGGAGCGTCCTCGACGAGGGGCTGATGCTGCGGCGTATCAACATCCGGCAGGTGATGGCGTTCGAGGGCACCGACATGGCGGAGACGGGTGCCCAGCTCGCCGAGGACCACAAACAGCAGTTCAAGCGCTACAAGCAGGAGGTCCGCGAGGAAATCGACAACGCGATGCTGAACCGCGTGGTGCCGCCGGGCACGCTCCTGAAGGACGTCCACCTGGAGTACCACCAGGACGGGAAGACGTTCGGCCGGCAACTGGGGACGTACTCGCTGCTCGTGGGAATTCCCGGCGAGCGCGAACTCGGGCAGACTATCGACATCGCGGTCACCGACCACGGCTACCGCTCGGTCACGGGCGTCCCGCACCCGCTGGACGTCAACGAGGCGTCGATGGACGAACTCACGGCGATTCCCGGCATCGGGACGTCGACGGCCGGCGACCTGCTCGTCGACCGGCCCCACGACTCCGCGCCGAGCGTCGACGACGCGGACCTCGCAAAGTTCACGCAGTGA
- a CDS encoding glycosyltransferase family 2 protein — protein sequence MDLSVVVPTLNGRDVLAASLDALAAHAPDAEVVVVNGPSVDGTSGMVRDHDAADLLLEVSERNLNASRNAGIAAADGDVVAFVGQDSQIREGWVEAVEQALDGGADAVTGPVHHRVEGGVTTESVETATVAGRHVTYFDGGNVAFVRDAIDALDGFDEYLQTGAARDAAHRLAGMDRDVAWGADAVVLREEKDDIRHRLPEDAEETAWGLKYRALAYRLVKNYGFGARIAARIAKYAVGDAFSVGGDVLRGDVKLTEWAAAGSAVVPNVWTGSQDGMSARMADRTLRRNPNGVSARMDRTMVRHDC from the coding sequence ATGGACCTCTCGGTAGTGGTGCCCACCCTCAACGGCCGCGACGTGCTCGCTGCGTCGCTGGACGCGCTCGCGGCCCACGCACCCGACGCCGAGGTCGTGGTCGTCAACGGCCCGTCCGTGGACGGCACGTCCGGGATGGTGCGCGACCACGACGCAGCCGACTTGCTGTTGGAAGTCTCCGAGCGGAATCTCAACGCCTCCCGGAACGCCGGCATCGCCGCCGCGGACGGCGACGTCGTCGCGTTCGTCGGGCAGGACTCCCAAATTCGGGAGGGCTGGGTAGAGGCCGTCGAGCAAGCACTCGACGGCGGCGCGGACGCGGTCACTGGCCCCGTCCACCACCGCGTCGAAGGCGGCGTCACCACGGAATCCGTCGAGACAGCGACTGTCGCGGGCCGCCACGTCACGTACTTCGACGGCGGTAACGTCGCGTTCGTCCGAGACGCCATCGACGCTCTCGACGGGTTCGACGAGTACCTCCAGACCGGGGCCGCGCGGGACGCCGCCCACCGGCTCGCAGGCATGGACCGCGACGTCGCGTGGGGCGCGGACGCGGTCGTGCTCCGCGAGGAGAAAGACGACATCCGCCACCGACTCCCGGAGGACGCCGAGGAGACCGCGTGGGGGCTGAAGTACCGCGCGCTTGCGTACCGCCTCGTGAAGAACTACGGGTTCGGCGCGCGCATCGCCGCCCGCATCGCGAAGTACGCGGTCGGGGATGCGTTCTCGGTCGGTGGCGACGTGCTCCGCGGCGACGTCAAACTCACGGAGTGGGCGGCCGCCGGCAGCGCCGTCGTCCCGAACGTCTGGACGGGCAGCCAGGACGGGATGTCCGCGCGCATGGCGGACCGAACACTCCGACGCAACCCCAACGGCGTCTCCGCGCGCATGGACCGCACGATGGTCCGCCACGACTGCTGA